A window of Argopecten irradians isolate NY chromosome 1, Ai_NY, whole genome shotgun sequence contains these coding sequences:
- the LOC138318921 gene encoding GRB10-interacting GYF protein 2-like, with amino-acid sequence MADTLKFGPEWLRALSDGNSLGTPPPSPGFGKYKLADYRYGREEMLALYNPNSKIPEELEGQTYVLVEKTQEPLALIPLSEDEQRLLSQSVNSMAVLRMFGRGGPPGVRGGRGMGPERGRGRGLGRGRGEGGFLQRGTSYEETGGGGFGRPTSHNRTDGWEEVGSKRNYQNRYDETGVPRREFTRSVSSTDNWRGRDEEEEGDGDWRKAGSSKWGARGNWRDPSNRERGGFDSRPNGVQRGGRTYQRSRNSESWDDEGENLPEWSMPDSDDVEEPGTFDSSGAFVFNKLKGMVRGGRGDHEENPEKRGAPGFKKREAPSGTDSQQNDDSKDKSDSDFNVQNGDGDTDTSVKENRDKSPRDKIDNNDRNKRVKSNQQSAPQEVERPRNKSQMSDNTSSSDSPTVPPQAPKQTSVANKNDETELSDTTSSAQKQKSAPSTTETKKSTKKASSKKESQMEQEALDRLKEKAENMVLEAIDVEAEDEEAENTQEDENTKKWFYLDPQGDVQGPFASSEMAEWFSAGYFTMNLKVKRGCDDRYSPLGELIKRWGRVPFLPGAAPPPLLNSPQRQASPDLAAQQQQDQLKLLQQQYVLQQHMMHQQMVLRHLQMQQVMTQLQENEEFKNLPPLHQQQLATEILLKQPILPVHGVPTSEPKLSPRSPPTERVGGESPRPMSHNFHRSMSQPADLTKSPPQTEEGSIWGSINPAVQDLLNQGTGSVWDLDPKSVISATDLEAQLEKARKETDDRQKEEEEKLRAELFQRKQEELRLQKEEIQREKERMEMERQKYMEMKKLEEIRQKEEAEKQLREEKEMQRRKAEEERRQIEEKMRRQKEEEQRRRKEEEMRLQELHRQQAELRQQEIQRQELIRQQEIQRQQELKRQEEEEMEKQKQLEIQKRQEAQRLQELQQKQQEALRKLQQEQLAKIQLPSHAQWANQQSNAMGASGVPSKTQSLLEIQEQEERERFEQETMQMQQRKAEAQRQQMFSSQQQQQQKSWSSQVMPSQGNGKTLLEIQEEQSKQETERKNERQQSQQNQAKQNLTLGAASVWGGVTSPSHWASEGAWGNAVRAQTNSQQNSGTSNGAGSLGFWDDAIISSKRAPAASSRNSGGQTNNAEFPALKGGQVNTSAPVLNTTSKPKPSKMKKEEQNLTLGAASVWGGVTSPSHWASEGAWGNAVRAQTNSQQNSGTSNGAGSLGFWDDAIISSKRAPAASSRNSGGQTNNAEFPALKGGQVNTSAPVLNTTSKLKPSKMKKEESGNMATSVDIPTFISFLKEVDSPYEVHDYVRSYLGENKAAIEFAKQFLERRSQNRNKSRQQQQQPEDSIWGPAPARDFRQSQPSNQVNEFETQKAKGKKKKKMTKIDSSILGFTVHADPTRKNVGEIDNVNK; translated from the exons ATGGCAGACACATTGAAGTTTGGCCCAGAATG GCTCAGAGCTTTGTCCGATGGAAACAGTTTGGGAACTCCTCCGCCGTCACCAGGCTTTGGGAAATATAAGTTAGCAGATTATCGTTACGGTCGAGAGGAAATGTTAGCTTTATATAACCCAAACAGTAAGATACCAGAGGAGCTGGAGGGTCAAACATATGTCTTGGTAGAAAAAACACAAGAGCCCCTTGCACTCATACCGCTTTCAGAAGATGAGCAG AGACTTCTATCACAGAGTGTAAACAGTATGGCAGTTTTACGAATGTTTGGACGAGGAGGCCCCCCTGGGGTGAGGGGTGGTCGAGGGATGGGGCCAGAACGGGGGCGAGGCAGAGGTTTGG GTCGTGGAAGAGGAGAAGGAGGTTTCTTACAGAGAGGTACATCATATGAAGAGACGGGAGGTGGAGGGTTTGGTCGCCCAACAAGTCACAACAGAACAGACGGATGGGAGGAAGT AGGGAGTAAACGTAATTATCAGAATCGGTATGATGAAACGGGCGTGCCTCGTCGAGAGTTCACACGATCAGTTAGTAGCACAGATAATTGGCGAGGTAGAGATGAAGAAGAGGAAGGTGATGGTGATTGGCGTAAAGCAGGTTCATCTAAATGGG GTGCCCGAGGAAACTGGAGGGACCCTAGCAATAGGGAAAGGGGTGGTTTTGATTCTCGTCCAAACGGTGTGCAGCGTGGGGGCAGGACATACCAGAGGAGTAGGAACAGTGAGTCCTGGGATGACGAAG gTGAAAACTTACCAGAATGGAGTATGCCCGACTCAGATGATGTAGAGGAGCCCGGTACATTTGATTCTAGTGGAGCATTTGTCTTTAATAAG TTAAAAGGTATGGTAAGAGGAGGTAGAGGGGATCACGAGGAGAACCCGGAAAAGAGGGGGGCTCCAGGCTTCAAAAAACGTGAGGCTCCTTCAGGGACAGACTCCCAGCAAAATGATGATTCTAAGGACAAAAGTGACTCAGATTTTAACGTTCAGAATGGGGACGGAGATACAGACACGTCTGTAAAGGAAAATCGGGACAAGTCGCCTCGTGATAAGATAGATAATAACGATAGAAATAAACGAGTCAAATCTAATCAACAGAGTGCCCCACAGGAAGTGGAGCGACCAAGAAATAAATCTCAAATGTCTGACAACACAAGTTCATCAGATTCCCCCACAGTGCCTCCTCAAGCTCCAAAACAGACTTCTGTAGCAAACAAAAACGATGAAACAGAACTCAGTGATACGACAAGTAGTGCTCAAAAACAGAAAAGTGCTCCATCTACCACAGAGACAAAGAAATCTACAAAGAAAGCCTCGTCTAAAAAGGAATCTCAGATGGAACAAGAAGCTTTGGACCGACTTAAGGAAAAGGCTGAGAATATGGTCCTGGAAGCTATTGATgtcgaggcagag GATGAAGAAGCAGAAAACACACAGGAAGATGAAAATACAAAGAAATGGTTCTATTTAGATCCACAAGGAGATGTCCAAG GTCCCTTTGCTTCCAGTGAAATGGCAGAGTGGTTTAGTGCGGGATATTTTACCATGAACTTAAAAGTGAAACGTGGCTGTGATGATCGGTATTCACCTTTAG GAGAGTTAATAAAGAGGTGGGGCAGGGTGCCGTTCTTGCCAGGGGCAGCACCTCCTCCGTTACTG AATTCCCCACAGAGGCAAGCTAGTCCTGACCTGGCAGCACAACAACAACAGGACCAGTTAAAACTTCTACAACAGCAGTACGTCTTACAGCAACACATGATGCACCAACAGATGGTCCTCAG ACACTTACAAATGCAACAGGTCATGACACAGTTACAGGAAAATGAAGAATTTAAAAACTTGCCTCCTCTACACCAGCAACAGCTGGCCACAGAAATACTCCTTAAACAGCCCATATTACCTGTGCATGGCGTCCCGACCTCCGAACCTAAACTGTCTCCAAG GTCTCCCCCTACAGAGCGGGTGGGTGGTGAGTCCCCAAGACCAATGTCCCACAACTTTCACCGCTCAATGTCTCAGCCCGCTGACCTCACCAAGTCACCACCACAGACTGAAGAAGGGTCAATATGGGGAAGTATTAACCCTGCAGTTCAAG ACCTGTTAAACCAGGGCACAGGGAGTGTGTGGGATCTTGATCCAAAATCTGTGATATCCGCTACAGACTTAGAAGCTCAACTAGAAAAGGCTAGAAAG GAAACTGATGACCGCCAGAAAGAAGAGGAAGAAAAACTACGAGCAGAATTATTCCAGAGAAAGCAAGAAGAACTTAGATTACAAAAGGAAGAAATACAAAGAGAGAAAGAGAGGATGGAAATGGAAAGACAGAAATACATGGAAATGAAA AAGTTGGAAGAAATACGACAGAAAGAAGAAGCAGAGAAACAATTAAGAGAAGAGAAAGAAATGCAGCGGAGAAAAGCTGAAGAGGAGAGGCGacaaatagaagaaaaaatgaGACGACAAAAGGAAGAAGAACAACGAAGAAGAAAGGAAGAAGAGATGAG ATTACAAGAGCTACATAGACAACAAGCAGAGTTACGGCAACAAGAAATACAGCGACAGGAACTGATCCGTCAACAGGAGATTCAGCGACAGCAAGAGTTAAAACGACAAGAGGAAGAGGAGATGGAGAAACAGAAACAACTCGAAATACAGAAAAGACAG GAAGCACAAAGATTACAGGAATTACAACAGAAACAACAGGAGGCACTCCGCAAACTTCAACAGGAACAGCTGGCAAaaatacag TTACCGTCCCATGCCCAGTGGGCTAACCAACAGTCGAATGCCATGGGGGCCAGCGGAGTGCCTAGTAAAACTCAGTCCCTTCTAGAAATTCAGGAGCAGGAAGAGAGGGAGCGATTTGAGCAAGAAACT ATGCAAATGCAGCAGCGCAAAGCAGAGGCTCAACGACAGCAGATGTTCTCTTCACAACAACAGCAGCAACAGAAATCCTGGTCTAGTCAAGT AATGCCCAGTCAGGGTAACGGGAAGACACTGTTGGAGATCCAAGAAGAACAGTCAAAACAGGAGACAGAGCGTAAGAATGAACGGCAACAATCACAACAAAATCAGGCAAAG CAGAATTTAACACTTGGAGCAGCGAGTGTTTGGGGTGGGGTTACCTCACCTTCACACTGGGCTAGTGAGGGAGCGTGGGGCAATGCTGTCCGAGCCCAGACAAACTCACAACAGAACAGCGGCACCAGTAATGGTGCAGGATCTCTGGGCTTCTGGGACGACGCTATCATCTCATCTAAACGGGCACCAGCTGCCTCCTCAAGGAATAG TGGCGGACAAACCAACAATGCAGAGTTCCCAGCCCTGAAGGGTGGACAAGTGAATACCTCAGCACCAGTCCTTAATACCACCAGTAAGCCAAAGCCATCCAAGATGAAGAAAGAGGAG CAGAATTTAACACTTGGAGCAGCGAGTGTTTGGGGTGGGGTTACCTCCCCTTCACACTGGGCTAGTGAGGGAGCGTGGGGCAATGCTGTCCGAGCCCAGACAAACTCACAACAGAACAGCGGCACCAGTAATGGTGCAGGATCTCTGGGCTTCTGGGACGATGCTATCATCTCATCTAAACGGGCACCAGCTGCCTCCTCAAGGAATAG TGGCGGACAAACCAACAATGCAGAGTTCCCAGCCCTGAAGGGTGGACAAGTGAATACCTCAGCACCAGTCCTTAATACCACCAGTAAGCTAAAGCCATCCAAGATGAAGAAAGAGGAG TCAGGAAATATGGCCACCTCTGTAGATA